The Brasilonema sennae CENA114 genome includes a region encoding these proteins:
- a CDS encoding TIGR03943 family putative permease subunit: MTSIPKRKSKIPSQKLLPWVDVLAITAWGVLILKYWLTNKLNLLIHPDYFWLAIVGAIGLITIAFFKALQLLQRRREITPNVQHLTLFPPGWSSALVLTAAILGLIITPHVFASQTALERGVTDLMGATRAKPQTTADQLQGKRPQPQPFQASSPPEERTLVGWVRTLNVYPEPDAYNGQKVKVQGFVIHPPDIGKEHLFLARFVITCCAADAYPVGLPVKLKESADQYPADTWLEVEGQMVTENLANKRQLTIDATSLKKIPQPKDPYTY; the protein is encoded by the coding sequence ATGACTTCAATACCAAAAAGAAAATCTAAAATTCCTTCTCAAAAATTACTGCCTTGGGTGGATGTTTTAGCTATTACAGCTTGGGGTGTTTTAATTCTGAAATACTGGCTGACTAACAAGTTAAACTTGTTAATTCACCCCGACTACTTTTGGTTAGCAATTGTAGGTGCCATTGGCTTGATAACTATTGCTTTTTTCAAGGCACTGCAGCTTTTGCAGCGACGTCGTGAAATCACCCCAAATGTACAGCACTTGACTTTATTTCCACCAGGTTGGAGCAGTGCTTTAGTATTAACAGCAGCAATTTTAGGATTAATAATCACACCCCACGTTTTTGCCAGCCAAACTGCGCTTGAGCGAGGTGTAACAGATTTAATGGGAGCAACACGCGCTAAACCCCAAACAACAGCGGATCAACTTCAAGGAAAACGCCCCCAACCTCAACCATTTCAGGCTTCCAGCCCTCCAGAAGAGCGAACACTCGTAGGTTGGGTACGTACGCTGAATGTCTACCCAGAACCTGACGCATATAATGGACAAAAAGTCAAGGTGCAAGGATTTGTCATCCATCCACCAGATATAGGAAAAGAACATTTGTTCTTGGCACGATTTGTGATTACTTGTTGTGCTGCAGATGCGTATCCCGTAGGATTACCAGTAAAACTGAAAGAGAGTGCTGATCAGTACCCAGCCGATACCTGGTTAGAAGTCGAAGGACAAATGGTGACGGAAAACCTAGCAAATAAACGTCAACTGACCATCGATGCAACTTCCTTGAAGAAAATTCCTCAACCCAAAGATCCATATACTTACTAG
- a CDS encoding permease produces MNQLNNGFTLFLSLLVEAIPFLLLGVLFSSLLLFFVDERKLVEKMPKNAFLGALVGSLVGFLFPVCECGNVPVARRLLMQGVPIPVAIGFLLAAPTVNPIVIWATWTAFRDQPEIVVLRVVLSFLIAVIVAYIFSFQKNLDPLVQPAIARYLKFNPPAKPQPKRRPKSQFVQQQEASGSTLLQSGTYLLGGQAGQNIRMDGDILQGNMRASKPSKPLSDKLRLLVDNCVQELRELGAVLVIGSAIAAAIQVLTPREFIIGLGAGPISSITAMMILAVVVSICSTVDSFFALSFASIFTGGSLLAFLIYGPMIDIKGVGLLLSIFKPRAVIYLFVLAGLLTFLFTLFINLHVL; encoded by the coding sequence ATGAATCAATTGAACAATGGTTTCACTCTTTTTCTTAGTTTGCTAGTTGAGGCGATACCTTTCTTGTTGCTTGGGGTTTTGTTCTCTAGTTTGCTACTGTTTTTTGTCGATGAGCGCAAACTGGTAGAAAAAATGCCCAAAAATGCGTTTCTGGGTGCATTGGTTGGTAGTCTCGTGGGCTTTTTATTTCCTGTTTGTGAATGCGGTAACGTACCAGTAGCACGACGGTTGCTGATGCAAGGAGTCCCCATACCAGTAGCAATTGGCTTTCTGCTAGCAGCACCGACTGTCAATCCCATCGTCATTTGGGCAACTTGGACAGCATTTCGCGATCAGCCAGAAATCGTGGTATTACGAGTCGTACTTTCTTTCTTGATCGCAGTTATCGTCGCCTATATCTTTAGTTTTCAAAAAAATTTAGATCCTTTGGTACAACCTGCGATCGCCCGTTATCTAAAATTTAATCCACCTGCAAAACCACAACCCAAACGCCGCCCTAAAAGTCAATTCGTTCAACAGCAGGAGGCAAGTGGATCTACTTTATTACAGTCTGGAACATATTTGCTAGGAGGACAAGCAGGACAAAACATACGCATGGATGGGGATATTTTGCAAGGAAATATGCGAGCTTCTAAACCCAGTAAACCTCTATCAGATAAACTGCGGTTGTTAGTCGATAATTGTGTGCAAGAATTGCGTGAATTAGGAGCAGTATTGGTTATAGGAAGTGCCATTGCTGCTGCTATTCAAGTACTAACCCCCCGTGAATTTATCATCGGTTTAGGGGCTGGTCCAATTAGCTCCATCACTGCCATGATGATATTAGCTGTGGTGGTGTCAATTTGTTCTACAGTTGATTCATTCTTTGCCCTGTCTTTTGCCTCGATATTTACCGGCGGTTCTTTGTTGGCTTTTTTGATATATGGACCAATGATTGACATCAAAGGCGTTGGTTTATTATTATCCATTTTTAAACCAAGGGCTGTTATTTACTTGTTTGTTTTAGCAGGACTGTTAACATTTCTATTCACACTCTTCATCAATTTGCACGTCCTTTAA